In Oenanthe melanoleuca isolate GR-GAL-2019-014 chromosome 19, OMel1.0, whole genome shotgun sequence, a genomic segment contains:
- the LOC130261100 gene encoding uroplakin-3b-like has product MELPWALLALAGMGAAADLARLPYVPHVPPVALLGKVTASTFALEGPRCVFDGHADASDAVWLAVAFANASAAFRNPLSRADVPPYKQLPTARSYMTLETAAAAYSCSAPSPPVLRVGGDTACRDQGRQDPCNGPLPSPGPYRVKFLLMGCRGPKAETRWSEPILLRRAVSPSTIDPAPARRGSAVVVIASILASLGAVLATAVLGALGAKVWGSLCHQNLAADAFIRRSYRTHHIPPAVPQPLPPGL; this is encoded by the exons ATGGAGCTGCCGTGGGCGCTGCTGGCGCTGGCTGGGATGGGCGCAGCCGCAGACCTGG cccggctgcccTACGTGCCCCACGTACCCCccgtggcactgctgggcaagGTCACTGCCAGCACCTTCGCTCTGGAGGGGCCCCGCTGCGTCTTCGACGGCCACGCCGACGCCTCGGACGCCGTGTGGCTGGCGGTGGCCTTTGCCAACG catcAGCCGCCTTCAGAAACCCGCTGTCCCGGGCTGACGTGCCCCCGTACAAGCAGCTGCCCACTGCCCGCTCCTACATGACTCTGGAGACGGCGGCGGCCGCGTATTCCTGCTCGGCGCCGAGCCCGCCCGTCCTGCGGGTCGGGGGGGACACGGCGTGCAGGGACCAGGGCAGACAGGACCCCTGCAACGGGCCCCTGCCCTCCCCGGGGCCCTACAG GGTGAAGTTCCTGCTGATGGGCTGCCGCGGCCCCAAAGCGGAGACGCGGTGGTCCGAGCCCATCCTCCTGCGCAGAG CCGTCAGCCCGAGCACCATCGACCCTGCGCCCGCTCGCCGTGGCAGTGCCGTGGTGGTCATCGCCTCCATCCTGGCCAGCCTGGGAGCCGTGCTGGCCACCGCCGTGCTCGGAGCCCTGGG TGCCAAGGTGTGGGGCTCTCTGTGCCACCAGAATTTGGCGGCCGACGCCTTCATCCGCAGATCGTACCGGACCCACCACATCCCCCCGGccgtgccccagcccctgccccccGG TCTTTGA
- the LOC130261045 gene encoding uroplakin-3b-like protein 1 isoform X2 → MVTTGGSRGDAEPQKPHSRPRHTGARTMLPLLLLLLPAAHGIAQLGYTPALTTEPPLGGKKTASTFVLDQPRCVFNDYGNADIWLVVALDGATSSFNNTDRPGSPEIAFQSFPDPARAYMTLNATLANYPCPKPAGDITVLRVGSETSCAQDDTRPTCNGPLPGPGPYRVKFLALEGSVPVAETFWSDPIRLTEAESPNTISTTGSGHSAGMIAITTILSILFAVLLAGLVAMLIFWRRHAKGSITLTPQPGHSALTGCPCATREGC, encoded by the exons ATGGTGACCACAGGCGGGTCCCGCGGGGACGCGGAGCCCCAGAAGCCGCACTCCCGCCCTCGGCACACAGGCGCCCGCACCATGCTCccgctgctcctcctgctcctgcccgcCGCCCACGGCATAG CCCAGCTGGGGTACACCCCGGCCCTGACCACGGAGCCCCCGCTGGGAGGGAAGAAGACCGCCTCCACCTTCGTGCTGGACCAGCCCCGCTGCGTCTTCAATGACTACGGCAACGCTGACATCTGGCTGGTGGTGGCCCTGGACGGGG ccacatccAGCTTCAACAACACCGATAGGCCGGGGTCTCCCGAGATCGCGTTCCAGAGCTTCCCTGACCCCGCCCGTGCCTACATGACCCTCAACGCCACCCTGGCCAACTACCCCTGCCCCAAGCCCGCCGGGGACATCACGGTGCTGCGCGTCGGCAGCGAGACGAGCTGCGCCCAGGATGACACGAGACCCACCTGCAACGggcccctgcccggccccgggccCTACCG GGTGAAGTTCCTGGCCCTGGAGGGCTCTGTGCCCGTGGCTGAGACATTCTGGTCGGATCCAATCAGGCTGACTGAAG CCGAGTCACCCAACACCATCTCCACGACGGGCAGCGGGCACAGCGCCGGCATGATCGCCATCACCaccatcctctccatcctcttCGCCGTCCTCCTGGCCGGACTGGTGGCCATGCTCATCTTCTGGAG GCGCCACGCCAAGGGCAGCATCACACTGACGCCCCAGCCCGGTCACAGCGCCCTTACGGGGTGTCCTTGTGCCACACGGGAGGGGTGTTAG
- the LOC130261045 gene encoding uroplakin-3b-like protein 1 isoform X1, whose protein sequence is MVTTGGSRGDAEPQKPHSRPRHTGARTMLPLLLLLLPAAHGIAQLGYTPALTTEPPLGGKKTASTFVLDQPRCVFNDYGNADIWLVVALDGATSSFNNTDRPGSPEIAFQSFPDPARAYMTLNATLANYPCPKPAGDITVLRVGSETSCAQDDTRPTCNGPLPGPGPYRVKFLALEGSVPVAETFWSDPIRLTEAESPNTISTTGSGHSAGMIAITTILSILFAVLLAGLVAMLIFWSSDSCSGSSTFSKPESVSVRRYNTHHVYDQPAARL, encoded by the exons ATGGTGACCACAGGCGGGTCCCGCGGGGACGCGGAGCCCCAGAAGCCGCACTCCCGCCCTCGGCACACAGGCGCCCGCACCATGCTCccgctgctcctcctgctcctgcccgcCGCCCACGGCATAG CCCAGCTGGGGTACACCCCGGCCCTGACCACGGAGCCCCCGCTGGGAGGGAAGAAGACCGCCTCCACCTTCGTGCTGGACCAGCCCCGCTGCGTCTTCAATGACTACGGCAACGCTGACATCTGGCTGGTGGTGGCCCTGGACGGGG ccacatccAGCTTCAACAACACCGATAGGCCGGGGTCTCCCGAGATCGCGTTCCAGAGCTTCCCTGACCCCGCCCGTGCCTACATGACCCTCAACGCCACCCTGGCCAACTACCCCTGCCCCAAGCCCGCCGGGGACATCACGGTGCTGCGCGTCGGCAGCGAGACGAGCTGCGCCCAGGATGACACGAGACCCACCTGCAACGggcccctgcccggccccgggccCTACCG GGTGAAGTTCCTGGCCCTGGAGGGCTCTGTGCCCGTGGCTGAGACATTCTGGTCGGATCCAATCAGGCTGACTGAAG CCGAGTCACCCAACACCATCTCCACGACGGGCAGCGGGCACAGCGCCGGCATGATCGCCATCACCaccatcctctccatcctcttCGCCGTCCTCCTGGCCGGACTGGTGGCCATGCTCATCTTCTGGAG ctcgGACTCCTGCAGCggcagcagcaccttcagcaaGCCGGAGTCGGTGTCGGTGCGGCGGTACAATACCCACCACGTCTATGACCAGCCCGCCGCCCGGCTCTGA
- the LOC130261031 gene encoding ras GTPase-activating protein 4-like, protein MARRSALSIRIVEGRNLPAKDITGSSDPYCIVKIDDEAIIRTATVWKTLSPFWGEEYELQLQPGFHSISIYVMDEDALSRDDIIGKVCITRDMLAEHPKGYSGWMSLSEVDPDEEVQGEIHLRVQVLGSQGSRRLRCSVLEARDLARKDRNGASDPFVRLRYNGKTQESTVVKKSCYPRWNETFEFELAEPAGEKLCVEVWDWDLVGRNDFLGKVVFSIQGLEAAGQEEGWFRLWPDKSKPTEHERRGSLGSLQLQVKLRDETVLPSHCYQPLVQLLCQEVKSGCQDGQVHLVTLLDEATTAECRQEVAISLVKLFLGQGLVKEFLDLLFELELAKPCEPNTLFRSNSLASKSMESFLKVTGMPYLHFVLGPTISRVFEEKKYVELDPGKVEIKDVGCSGLHRVQTEGEVIEQGRQHLQSYLGELLDAIVRSAPACPPLIRAAFRQLFQRVGERFPQHQHAKFVAVTSFLCLRFFSPAVMSPKLFQLRDAHADARTSRTLLLLAKAIQLVGNMEPAAGRAKETWLSPLLPALQQGTARMRGFITRLVGTEEDGAEEEGEGRPLGPPPAVVKEGLLLVHKTRGKGPLLAAAAGKKLHFCLTGEALGFGKSPSAERIGAIALGDILAAEKVEEKSFGSSHVMQVVYTAPGGQQETAYLQCKCVNELNQWLSALRKVCGNNPRVLRSYHPGVFRGDKWSCCHQRDRTGLGCDRTRHGVTLQDWSDPLDPTVEAQRLFHHLQGLRGTLREKYWELLEPEHAQNGPRDEDAALPEALSGLFAVLAELESCHRRAQRPEPPAPALLQLQT, encoded by the exons ATGGCCCGGCGCAGCGCCCTCTCCATCCGCATCGTGGAGGGCAGGAACCTGCCCGCCAAGGACAT CACGGGGAGCAGTGACCCGTACTGCATCGTGAAGATCGACGATGAGGCCATCATCAG GACTGCCACGGTGTGGAAGACGCTGTCCCCATTCTGGGGGGAGGAAtatgagctgcagctgcagccggGTTTCCACAGCATCTCCATCTATGTCATGGACGAGGATGCACTCAG ccGTGATGACATTATTGGGAAGGTCTGCATCACCCGGGACATGCTGGCAGAGCACCCCAAGG GATACAGCGGCTGGATGAGCCTCAGTGAGGTGGACCCTGATGAGGAGGTGCAGGGGGAGATCCACCTGCGGGTGCAGGTcctgggcagccagggcagccgGCGGCTGcgctgctctgtgctggaggcCAG GGATTTGGCCAGGAAGGACCGGAATGGTGCCTCTGACCCCTTTGTCCGCCTGCGCTACAACGGGAAGACACAGGAGAGCACT GTGGTCAAGAAATCCTGTTACCCGCGCTGGAATGAGACCTTCGAGTTCGAGCTGGCTGAGCCTGCTGGGGAGAAGCTCTGTGTGGAGGTGTGGGACTGGGATCTGGTTGGCAGGAACGACTTTCTGGGCAAG gTGGTGTTCAGCATCCAGGGGCTGGAAGCAGCCGGGCAGGAGGAGGGGTGGTTCAGGCTGTGGCCAGACAAGTCCAAACCAACAGAGCACGA GCGCCGGGGCAGCCTGGGCTcgctgcagctgcaggtgaagCTTCGGGATGAGACAGTGCTGCCCTCCCACTGCTaccagcccctggtgcagctcctgtgccaggagGTGAAGTCGGGGTGCCAG GATGGCCAAGTGCACCTGGTCACCCTCCTGGACGAAGCCACCACGGCTGAGTGCCGGCAGGAGGTCGCCATCAGTTTGGTCAAGCTCTtcctgggccaggggctggtCAAGGAGTTCCTGGACCTGCTCTTCGAGCTGGAGCTGGCCAAGCCCT GTGAGCCCAATACTCTGTTCCGGAGCAACTCTCTGGCCTCAAAATCGATGGAGTCCTTCCTCAAG GTGACAGGGATGCCATACCTGCACTTCGTCCTGGGACCTACCATCTCCCGTGTGTTCGAGGAGAAGAAATACGTGGAGCTGGACCCCGGCAAGGTGGAGATCAAAGACGTCGG CTGCTCGGGGCTGCACCGGGTGCAGACGGAGGGCGAGGTGATTGAGCAGGGCCGACAGCACCTGCAGTCCTACCTGGGCGAGCTGCTGGACGCCATCGTCAGGTCGGCGCCGGCGTGTCCGCCCCTGATCCGCGCCGCCTTCCGCCAGCTCTTCCAGCGCGTCGGGGAGCGCTTCCCGCAGCACCAG CACGCCAAATTTGTGGCTGTCACCAGCTTCCTGTGCCTGCGCTTCTTCTCGCCGGCCGTGATGAGCCCCAAGCTGTTCCAGCTGCGGGACGCGCACGCGGACGCGCGCACCAGCCgcacgctgctgctgctggccaag GCCATCCAGCTGGTCGGGAACATGGAGCCGGCGGCCGGGCGCGCCAAGGAGACGTGGCTGTCCCCGCTGCTGCCcgccctgcagcagggcaccGCCCGCATGAGGGGCTTCATCACCCGCCTGGTGGGCACGGAGGAGGACGGGGCCgaggaggagggtgaggggCGGCCGCTGGGGCCCCCTCCGGCCGTGGTGAaggaggggctgctcctggtgcaCAAGACCCGGGGCAAGGGGCCGCTGCTCGCTGCTGCCGCCGGCAAGAAACTCCATTTCTGCCTCACCGGGGAGGCGCTCGGCTTCGGCAAGAGCCCCAGTGCAGAG CGTATCGGTGCCATCGCGCTGGGCGACATCCTGGCGGCCGAGAAGGTGGAGGAGAAGAGCTTCGGCAGCTCGCACGTCATGCAGGTGGTGTACACGGCCCCGGGCGGGCAGCAGGAGACGGCTTACCTGCAGTGCAAG TGCGTCAACGAGCTGAACCAGTGGCTGTCAGCGCTGCGCAAGGTGTGCGGCAACAACCCCCGCGTGCTCCGCTCCTACCACCCCGGCGTGTTCCGCGGCGACaagtggagctgctgccaccagcgGGACAGGACAG GGTTGGGATGTGACCGGACCCGGCACGGCGTCACCCTGCAGGACTGGAGTGACCCCCTGGACCCCACGGTGGAGGCTCAGCGCCTCTTCCACCACCTCCAGGGCCTCCGGGGGACCCTCAG ggaaaagtactgggagctgctggagccagagcaTGCCCAGAACGGCCCGCGGGATGAAG ACGCTGCCCTGCCCGAGGCGCTGAGCGGGCTGTTCGCGGTGCTGGCGGAGCTGGAGAGCTGTCACCGCCGGGCGCAGCGCCCcgagcccccggccccggccctgctgcagctgcagacgTGA
- the POLR2J gene encoding DNA-directed RNA polymerase II subunit RPB11-a produces the protein MNAPPAFESFLLFEGEKKITINKDTKVPNACLFTINKEDHTLGNIIKSQLLKDPQVLFAGYKVPHPLEHKIIIRVQTTPDYSPQEAFTNAITDLISELSLLEERFRVAIKDKQEGIE, from the exons ATGAATGCGCCTCCGGCCTTCGAGTCCTTCCTGCTCTTCGAGGGCGAGAAAAA GATCACCATCAACAAGGACACCAAGGTGCCCAACGCCTGCTTGTTCACCATCAACAAGGAGGACCACACGCTGGGGAACATCATCAAGTC GCAGCTGCTCAAAGACCCGCAGGTGTTGTTTGCAGGGTATAAGGTCCCACACCCTCTGGAACACAAAATTATCATCCGTGTCCAAACCACCCCGGATTACAGCCCCCAGGAAGCTTTCACCAATGCCATCACAGACTTGATCAGTGAACTCTCCCTCCTGGAAGAGAGGTTCAGG GTTGCTATTAAGGACAAACAAGAAGGAATTGAGTAA